In Paenibacillus larvae subsp. larvae, the following proteins share a genomic window:
- a CDS encoding post-transcriptional regulator gives MNPDEKKAAGPDQNEASQQAEATKDDQEDVYLSDEEWNDMIQFLSASKVEEFKLIGYEHVTVDEIWECISDKYKKPGIPPLHQVVNDILSLKATQFMNWLTINAYKQPYF, from the coding sequence ATGAATCCGGATGAAAAAAAGGCAGCAGGGCCCGATCAAAATGAAGCCTCACAGCAAGCAGAGGCAACTAAAGATGATCAGGAGGACGTTTACCTTTCTGACGAAGAATGGAACGATATGATCCAATTCTTAAGCGCAAGTAAAGTAGAAGAATTTAAGCTGATCGGTTACGAACATGTGACGGTAGATGAGATTTGGGAGTGCATTAGCGACAAATATAAGAAGCCCGGAATTCCTCCCCTGCATCAGGTTGTCAACGATATCTTATCCTTAAAGGCTACCCAATTTATGAACTGGCTGACGATAAACGCCTATAAACAGCCCTATTTTTGA